A single region of the Candidatus Protochlamydia amoebophila UWE25 genome encodes:
- the ald gene encoding alanine dehydrogenase, with protein sequence MIIGIPKEIKNHEYRVGATPSMVRLLVDAGHQVFVQSLAGDKIGYNDEMFTRAGAKIVQSAEEVYNSEMIIKVKEPQLSEFPLLKEGQILFCYLHLAPDPEQTKHLVEKKVVAIAYETVTDVQGRLPLLIPMSEIAGRIAIQVGATSLQLNYGGQGLLLGGVPGVAPAEVVVIGGGVVGTEAARMALGLGASVTIFDRDLNRLRFLDALYGPTLKTMYSSPLTIEEAVSKAALVIGAVLIPGKTAPKLVTRKMIQKMSPGTVVVDVAIDQGGCMETSRPTTHTEPTYVVDGVLHYCVTNMPGTCARTSTQALTNATTEYALVIANKGWKKALLDHVGLRHGLNVCFGQITNESVAYDLGYTYVPAENLLS encoded by the coding sequence ATGATTATTGGAATTCCGAAAGAGATTAAAAATCATGAATATCGTGTCGGAGCTACTCCTAGCATGGTGCGTTTATTAGTAGATGCAGGCCATCAAGTATTTGTGCAATCCCTTGCTGGAGATAAAATTGGATATAATGATGAAATGTTCACCCGTGCAGGCGCCAAAATTGTTCAGTCGGCAGAAGAGGTTTATAATTCTGAAATGATTATTAAAGTTAAGGAACCCCAACTTAGTGAATTTCCTCTTTTGAAAGAGGGGCAAATTTTATTTTGCTATTTACATTTAGCTCCAGATCCTGAGCAAACTAAACATCTGGTAGAAAAAAAAGTTGTTGCTATTGCTTATGAAACTGTTACTGATGTTCAAGGGCGTTTACCTCTTCTTATTCCTATGAGTGAAATTGCAGGTCGCATCGCTATTCAAGTGGGAGCTACAAGCTTACAACTCAATTACGGAGGGCAAGGGTTATTATTAGGTGGTGTGCCTGGTGTTGCACCTGCTGAGGTTGTCGTTATTGGGGGTGGCGTTGTTGGAACAGAAGCAGCCCGTATGGCTCTTGGGCTTGGAGCAAGTGTGACAATATTTGACAGAGATTTAAACCGTTTACGGTTTTTGGATGCACTATATGGACCTACTTTGAAGACAATGTATTCTTCTCCTTTAACAATTGAGGAAGCGGTTTCTAAGGCAGCTCTCGTCATTGGTGCTGTCCTTATTCCAGGTAAAACAGCTCCTAAGCTTGTAACGAGGAAAATGATCCAAAAAATGTCTCCCGGTACAGTAGTTGTCGATGTAGCAATAGATCAAGGTGGATGTATGGAAACGTCAAGACCTACCACTCACACTGAACCTACTTATGTAGTTGATGGTGTTCTTCATTATTGTGTAACAAATATGCCGGGCACTTGTGCAAGAACATCAACTCAAGCATTAACAAATGCTACTACAGAATATGCTCTTGTGATTGCCAATAAAGGATGGAAAAAAGCACTACTCGATCATGTGGGTTTACGTCATGGATTGAATGTTTGTTTTGGGCAAATTACGAATGAGTCAGTGGCTTACGATTTAGGTTATACATATGTTCCAGCCGAAAATCTCTTATCTTAA
- a CDS encoding hsp70 family protein produces MRYIIGIDLGTTNSAISFIDTLKPYWSIELFSISQLTAPGKIESLSTLPSFCYLLSTNEWPEGALRLPWKEEKFSVVGQFAKLEGARVPTKLVQSAKSWLCHVAANRQDKILPIEAADPLQRISPVEACAKYLAHLKEAWNQSFAREDHSSEFEEQEIILTVPASFDEVARTLTIEAARLAGLRHVTLLEEPQAAFYSWISQNEKQWKEIFSAGETILVCDVGGGTTDFSLIEIQEKGKELFFQRRSVGDHLLLGGDNMDSALAHYLEQKFQAQGFSNLESTQWLQLLAEARFAKEALLDTKQVKESYTVTLQGSGSSVIKGSMSTSLTRGELQQYLLKGFFNFLNLEEALKFNKTKGIRTVGLPYEDEPSILKHLARFLQQANYFQTNKRINYILFNGGVLKPILFQQAIIDALAQWFSSSPPSVLVSASLDLAVAKGAAYYAKARRGQGVSIRGGLPRTYYLEIDVKDAQGKIVKKALTLLARGAEEGAVFKPSQTFFLRTNTPVCFHLLTSHMRLNDKEGDQILIDEQEMHRLPLIQTVLRYGKKQTENEEIPACLNIHLTPIGTLELWLESQKTEHRWHLEFQLRSVSGQEDSLQFIDKIRKDETFDTTYLKLASKILEEFFMGTSSIKSNQLIEKLENQLGIERKDWSLSILRELWNPLLKCATNRKLSQEYETRWWNLAGFFLRPGFGFPLDDFRIKELWKIILSDFKSSKTQEVLIQKWICFRRIAGGLNKGQQMQIASDLIETLVDKKSGQLNCKRKNEVYAYSEKIRAFAALERIELSLKHRLGNLILQRFVRGEEEICDYWALSRIGTRNLIYGSAGQVISKDIVEKWIELLLKITPKDPFQYLFLLEQLAKKTNQRELNVSETLIQKLIKKFPDVDLTHRLSSERIFSQIEKDRLFGDQLPSGILLEELKSDLEH; encoded by the coding sequence ATGCGCTACATTATAGGCATTGATTTAGGGACTACCAATAGTGCGATTTCTTTCATAGATACGTTAAAACCGTATTGGTCTATAGAGCTGTTCTCTATTTCTCAGTTAACAGCACCTGGAAAGATTGAATCTCTCTCAACGCTCCCTTCCTTCTGTTATCTATTAAGCACGAATGAATGGCCGGAAGGGGCTTTACGCCTTCCTTGGAAAGAAGAAAAATTTTCTGTTGTGGGGCAATTTGCTAAATTAGAAGGAGCTCGTGTTCCGACGAAACTTGTCCAATCGGCTAAAAGTTGGCTTTGTCATGTAGCAGCTAACAGACAGGATAAAATATTACCAATAGAGGCAGCAGATCCTCTACAAAGAATTAGCCCTGTCGAAGCTTGTGCAAAATATTTGGCTCATCTTAAAGAGGCATGGAATCAATCTTTTGCAAGAGAAGATCATTCTTCAGAATTTGAAGAACAAGAAATTATTTTGACTGTGCCAGCTTCTTTTGATGAGGTAGCTCGCACTCTTACAATTGAAGCTGCTCGTTTGGCAGGATTGCGACATGTGACGCTTTTAGAAGAGCCTCAAGCAGCTTTTTATAGTTGGATTTCTCAAAATGAGAAACAGTGGAAAGAGATTTTTTCTGCTGGAGAAACTATTTTAGTGTGTGATGTCGGAGGAGGAACCACTGATTTTAGTTTAATTGAAATTCAGGAAAAAGGAAAAGAGCTTTTTTTTCAACGTAGATCTGTAGGAGACCATTTATTGCTGGGGGGAGATAACATGGATTCTGCTCTTGCCCATTATCTGGAACAAAAATTTCAAGCACAAGGATTTTCCAATCTTGAGTCAACTCAATGGCTTCAATTACTCGCTGAAGCTCGTTTTGCTAAAGAAGCGTTATTGGATACCAAACAAGTGAAAGAGTCGTATACAGTAACTTTGCAAGGCTCTGGATCGTCTGTCATCAAAGGTAGTATGTCAACCTCTCTTACAAGGGGAGAATTACAACAGTATTTATTAAAAGGTTTTTTTAATTTTCTTAACTTGGAGGAGGCATTAAAATTTAATAAGACAAAAGGAATCAGAACAGTTGGTTTACCTTATGAAGATGAGCCATCAATTTTAAAGCATTTGGCTCGTTTTTTGCAGCAAGCAAACTATTTTCAAACCAATAAAAGAATCAATTATATTCTTTTTAATGGAGGTGTTCTGAAGCCAATTTTGTTTCAGCAAGCAATTATTGATGCTCTTGCTCAATGGTTTTCATCTTCTCCTCCCTCCGTTTTAGTTTCTGCTAGTTTGGACTTAGCTGTTGCAAAAGGAGCTGCTTATTATGCAAAAGCGCGTCGAGGTCAAGGGGTTTCTATCAGAGGAGGATTGCCAAGAACTTATTATTTGGAAATAGATGTTAAAGATGCTCAAGGAAAAATTGTTAAAAAAGCTTTAACCTTGCTTGCTAGAGGAGCTGAGGAAGGAGCTGTATTCAAACCCTCACAAACGTTTTTTCTTCGAACTAATACACCAGTGTGTTTTCATTTATTGACGTCACATATGAGATTAAATGATAAAGAAGGTGATCAGATATTGATTGATGAACAAGAAATGCATCGCTTACCCTTGATACAAACGGTTCTTCGCTATGGAAAAAAACAAACAGAAAACGAAGAAATTCCTGCTTGTTTGAATATTCATCTTACTCCAATTGGTACTTTGGAACTTTGGTTAGAATCTCAAAAAACTGAACACCGTTGGCATTTAGAATTTCAACTCCGTTCAGTGTCTGGGCAAGAGGATAGTTTACAGTTTATCGATAAGATAAGAAAGGATGAAACATTTGATACGACTTATTTAAAACTTGCTTCAAAAATCCTTGAAGAATTTTTTATGGGAACTTCCTCTATCAAATCAAATCAATTGATAGAAAAACTTGAAAACCAATTAGGAATAGAAAGGAAAGATTGGTCGTTAAGCATTTTAAGAGAATTGTGGAATCCTTTATTAAAGTGTGCAACAAATCGAAAACTTTCGCAAGAATATGAAACGCGATGGTGGAATTTAGCAGGATTTTTTCTGCGCCCAGGATTTGGATTTCCTCTTGACGATTTTCGGATTAAAGAGCTATGGAAAATTATTTTAAGTGATTTCAAGAGCAGCAAAACACAAGAGGTGTTAATTCAAAAATGGATTTGTTTTAGACGAATCGCTGGAGGGCTGAATAAAGGCCAACAAATGCAAATAGCTAGTGATTTAATAGAGACGTTAGTGGATAAAAAAAGTGGTCAATTAAATTGTAAGCGAAAAAATGAAGTTTATGCCTATTCAGAAAAAATTAGAGCTTTTGCGGCTTTGGAGAGAATTGAACTTTCTTTAAAACATCGATTAGGAAATTTAATTCTTCAAAGATTTGTTCGAGGTGAAGAAGAAATATGCGATTATTGGGCTCTTTCGCGAATTGGAACGAGGAATTTGATTTATGGATCTGCAGGTCAAGTTATCTCAAAAGACATTGTTGAAAAATGGATTGAGCTGTTGTTAAAAATCACTCCTAAAGATCCATTTCAATACCTTTTCTTGTTAGAACAGTTAGCAAAAAAGACAAATCAAAGAGAATTGAATGTATCTGAAACCCTAATTCAGAAGTTAATTAAAAAATTTCCAGATGTTGATTTAACTCATCGTTTGTCTTCTGAAAGAATATTTTCTCAGATAGAAAAGGATCGGTTATTTGGTGATCAGCTACCTTCTGGAATTCTTTTGGAAGAGCTTAAATCAGACTTAGAGCATTAA
- the smc gene encoding chromosome segregation protein SMC — protein MRLKKLMAVGFKSFADKTVLNFDRGITCIVGPNGCGKSNIADAFRWVLGEQSAKSMRGHKMPDIIFAGTNHRRPLNFAEVSLTLTEVQGALPIDYEEITLTRRLHRSGESEYFINGNLVRLKDIQGLFLDSGVGRNAFSIFEQGKLDQVINYTPLERRHIFEEAAGILRFLQRKREALKRLEQADLNFSRVNDIHLEVGKQIEALQVQAKKALQFKESKTQLESFEKTSYLLRWEGIEKKKTDVNQKQEKQKERLTIQQQSLIQSQQESQKIKLHIQTSDKSLKSKQEELFKIRNEKELLIQENQNEKQRLEEIQLKERKIKRELEELAIARQARQKTLQEIQSNQNKLEAEFKDIESKLSHQQDKVKFKEREVTKLRQELQLKQQTHIKHLQEESQLLSEIKQTEVRLENYEDKKETLKIRLKQLSEDSQTITQLIQEKKKQLQQISGLVDSHKDRLEQYEEELKTLARDQETKQKEIEIHKRKLIELIARQKVLLRMREEHEGFSSGSKRLLFESQNSQSLFFKKLRPLYEFIALEPEIAEASSVILKAYSQTLVVETAADFERILQFAKRENLQDYSLICLEMLQERKKFSKNPHSFLVKKDVHPVIMHFLQNVILFNSYEEGSKNLNEPGLEGWTSDQNFIDHKNVFFKVKISENQVFLRETELKSLGIELEEKENQVFKIEQILSRMVQQKTSLQAERAELDKMLRRDEMKLVEINFGLQRILGDLEKTKIEQTQILIDEKVIFEQIEEQTNLLKQIQNKHFILRQDIIQRQQEVDLLQSELEKQESALRIQLQDHKEKGELYRQLSENKQRLLHQHHLLEAKEQDHDYQVQRFTEEMGESQELQYHLKQKQSLNQLSLTSLEERLQFIHNEYSDREKECEILKKSLEDLEQKTLSQYAETKKMESDLAQIQILEAHLSSSAQALQTELRERYDLAMADLVLLTLPIDLSLEQVEKQIRTIKQTIQLAGDVNLSAIEDLEKHQLRFNFLNQQLQDMHESKKELLQIISQLDEESRKLFKETFEEVRHNFKKNFQILFNGGEADLHFTETDDILEAGIEISAKPPGKQMRSISLLSGGEKCLTAVALLFAIFEVKPAPFCILDEIDAPLDDSNVERFVNVVKHFADRCQFLIITHNKGTMAIGDVLFGVSMEEKGVSKLLSLEFTHQTPEVTLVD, from the coding sequence GTGCGTCTAAAGAAACTCATGGCTGTAGGATTTAAATCATTTGCAGATAAAACAGTTCTGAATTTTGATCGAGGGATTACATGTATCGTGGGTCCTAATGGATGCGGTAAATCAAATATTGCCGATGCATTTCGCTGGGTATTAGGTGAGCAGTCAGCTAAGTCTATGCGAGGCCATAAAATGCCTGACATTATTTTTGCAGGAACTAATCACCGTAGACCCCTCAATTTTGCTGAGGTTTCTTTAACACTTACAGAAGTACAGGGAGCATTACCTATTGACTATGAAGAAATTACTTTAACAAGGCGATTACATCGAAGCGGAGAATCAGAGTATTTTATCAATGGAAATTTAGTTCGTTTAAAAGATATCCAAGGTTTATTTTTAGATTCAGGAGTAGGGCGAAATGCTTTTTCTATATTTGAGCAAGGCAAGCTCGATCAAGTTATTAATTACACTCCATTAGAAAGGCGTCATATCTTTGAAGAAGCGGCTGGAATTTTACGTTTTCTACAGCGTAAAAGAGAGGCTTTAAAAAGACTCGAACAAGCTGATTTGAATTTTTCCCGCGTTAACGATATTCATTTAGAAGTTGGTAAGCAAATTGAAGCATTGCAAGTACAAGCTAAAAAAGCCTTACAATTTAAAGAAAGTAAAACGCAGTTAGAGTCTTTCGAAAAGACAAGTTATTTATTGCGTTGGGAAGGGATTGAAAAGAAAAAAACGGATGTGAATCAAAAGCAGGAAAAGCAAAAAGAACGTTTAACAATTCAACAACAATCTTTAATTCAATCTCAACAAGAATCGCAGAAAATTAAACTGCATATTCAAACGAGCGATAAAAGTTTAAAAAGTAAGCAAGAAGAACTTTTTAAGATTCGAAATGAAAAAGAACTTCTCATCCAAGAAAATCAAAATGAAAAGCAACGTCTAGAAGAAATACAATTAAAAGAAAGAAAAATCAAAAGAGAATTAGAAGAATTAGCGATTGCTCGTCAAGCTCGCCAAAAGACTTTGCAAGAAATTCAATCCAATCAAAATAAGTTAGAGGCAGAGTTTAAAGACATTGAATCGAAACTTTCCCATCAGCAAGACAAAGTCAAATTTAAGGAAAGAGAAGTAACTAAATTGCGACAAGAGCTACAACTTAAGCAGCAAACGCATATTAAGCATTTACAGGAAGAAAGTCAGTTATTAAGTGAAATAAAACAAACTGAAGTGAGATTGGAAAATTACGAAGATAAAAAAGAAACTCTCAAAATTCGATTAAAGCAATTGTCAGAAGATAGTCAAACAATAACCCAACTTATCCAAGAAAAGAAAAAGCAACTTCAACAAATATCAGGTTTAGTAGATTCCCATAAAGATCGTTTAGAACAATATGAAGAAGAATTAAAAACTCTTGCCAGAGATCAAGAAACTAAGCAAAAAGAAATAGAAATTCATAAAAGAAAACTTATTGAATTAATAGCTCGGCAAAAAGTTTTGCTTCGCATGAGAGAAGAACATGAAGGATTTTCTTCGGGGAGTAAACGATTGCTTTTTGAAAGTCAAAATTCGCAAAGCTTATTTTTTAAAAAGTTGAGACCCTTGTATGAATTTATTGCATTAGAACCAGAGATTGCTGAAGCTTCTTCTGTTATTTTAAAAGCTTATTCACAAACGCTTGTCGTCGAAACGGCAGCAGATTTTGAACGAATTCTTCAATTTGCTAAACGAGAAAATTTACAAGATTACTCATTAATTTGTTTGGAAATGTTGCAAGAAAGGAAAAAATTTTCTAAAAATCCACACTCTTTTTTAGTTAAAAAAGATGTCCATCCTGTGATTATGCATTTTCTTCAAAATGTTATTCTCTTTAATTCCTATGAAGAAGGTAGCAAAAATTTAAATGAACCAGGCCTAGAGGGGTGGACTTCCGATCAAAATTTTATCGATCATAAAAATGTTTTTTTTAAAGTCAAAATCTCTGAAAACCAAGTTTTTTTGAGAGAAACAGAGTTAAAAAGCTTAGGAATTGAATTAGAAGAAAAGGAAAATCAGGTTTTTAAAATAGAACAAATCCTTTCACGGATGGTGCAGCAAAAAACCTCTTTACAAGCAGAAAGAGCTGAATTAGATAAAATGCTTCGAAGAGATGAAATGAAACTAGTAGAGATAAATTTTGGTTTGCAAAGGATATTAGGAGATTTAGAAAAAACAAAAATTGAGCAAACTCAAATTTTAATTGATGAGAAAGTTATTTTTGAACAAATTGAAGAGCAGACTAACCTTCTTAAACAAATTCAAAATAAACATTTTATCCTTAGACAAGACATTATTCAACGTCAGCAAGAAGTTGACCTCTTGCAGTCAGAATTAGAAAAGCAAGAAAGCGCTCTTCGGATTCAATTGCAAGACCATAAAGAAAAAGGGGAGTTATATCGACAACTTTCAGAAAATAAACAGCGTTTATTGCATCAACATCATTTATTAGAAGCTAAAGAGCAAGACCATGATTATCAAGTGCAACGATTCACAGAGGAGATGGGAGAATCCCAAGAATTACAATATCATTTAAAACAAAAACAATCTCTAAATCAATTGTCTTTAACCTCTCTGGAAGAACGATTACAATTCATTCATAATGAATATAGTGATAGAGAAAAAGAATGTGAAATTCTAAAAAAATCCTTGGAAGATTTGGAACAAAAAACTTTATCTCAATATGCTGAAACAAAGAAAATGGAGTCTGATCTGGCTCAAATTCAAATTTTAGAAGCTCATTTAAGTTCCTCCGCTCAAGCTTTACAAACGGAATTAAGAGAACGTTATGATTTGGCTATGGCAGATCTTGTATTATTGACATTGCCGATCGATCTTTCTCTTGAACAAGTTGAAAAACAAATCCGCACAATCAAACAAACAATTCAACTTGCAGGCGATGTGAATTTATCCGCTATAGAAGATTTGGAAAAGCATCAATTAAGGTTTAATTTTTTAAATCAACAACTTCAAGATATGCATGAATCTAAAAAAGAATTATTGCAAATCATATCACAATTAGATGAAGAAAGCCGCAAGCTTTTCAAGGAGACTTTTGAAGAAGTTCGTCATAATTTTAAGAAGAATTTCCAAATTTTATTCAACGGAGGGGAAGCAGACCTTCACTTTACAGAAACCGATGACATTTTAGAAGCTGGAATTGAAATCAGCGCTAAACCTCCTGGAAAACAGATGCGTTCGATTAGCTTGTTATCAGGAGGTGAAAAATGTTTAACCGCGGTCGCACTTTTATTCGCGATTTTTGAAGTTAAACCAGCTCCATTTTGTATCCTCGATGAGATTGATGCTCCTTTAGATGACTCAAATGTTGAACGTTTTGTTAACGTCGTTAAACATTTTGCAGATCGTTGTCAGTTTCTAATTATTACTCATAATAAAGGAACGATGGCAATTGGAGATGTCTTATTTGGAGTATCCATGGAGGAAAAAGGTGTTTCTAAATTGTTGTCATTAGAATTTACTCATCAAACTCCAGAAGTGACTTTAGTAGATTAA
- the serS gene encoding serine--tRNA ligase, with translation MIDIRLIRKDRFAVEKQLKTKDPQIDLTNICHLDHSIREAKTKVETLKAKRNEISQKIGEMKRANQDTFSLMNEVAGFGTEIHFLDNQIKEWEEQFNYELSSLPNLPMEDIKISQDPKENVVIKEFGQKPIFSFPFKNHVELNEKLNLFDFKRGAKISGTGWPVYRAMGARLEWALIQYMIEIHVKNGFTQWIPPLLVRKNTVFGSGQLPKFESQQFKIQDEDYHLYLIPTAEVPLNGLHMDEIIPQEELSLKYVAYTPCFRREAGAAGSQERGLIRMHQFNKVEMFCFTKPEESAQVFNQMMDSAEEILQGLELHYRNALLVTGDMSFAAARTIDIEVWLPGQNRYYEVSSVSNCTDYQSRRSNTRFRREDGKLDFVHTLNGSGLATSRLMVALLENNQREDGSVCIPNVLQRYLNGQSTLNPTI, from the coding sequence ATGATTGATATTCGCTTAATCCGTAAAGATCGTTTTGCAGTTGAGAAACAGTTAAAAACGAAAGATCCGCAAATTGATCTTACTAATATTTGTCACCTCGATCATTCTATTCGCGAAGCTAAAACAAAAGTTGAAACTCTCAAGGCAAAACGTAATGAGATTTCTCAGAAAATCGGAGAAATGAAACGGGCTAACCAAGATACTTTTTCTTTAATGAATGAAGTAGCAGGATTTGGAACAGAAATTCATTTTTTGGATAACCAAATTAAAGAATGGGAAGAACAATTTAATTATGAGTTATCTAGCTTACCTAATCTTCCCATGGAAGATATTAAAATCTCTCAAGATCCTAAAGAAAATGTTGTTATCAAAGAGTTTGGACAAAAACCTATTTTTTCTTTTCCATTCAAAAATCACGTAGAACTTAATGAAAAATTAAATTTATTTGATTTTAAGCGTGGAGCTAAAATTTCTGGAACAGGCTGGCCCGTTTATCGAGCCATGGGAGCACGTCTAGAATGGGCCCTCATCCAATATATGATCGAAATTCACGTCAAAAATGGATTTACACAATGGATCCCTCCCCTTCTTGTTAGAAAAAATACTGTGTTTGGATCTGGACAATTACCTAAATTTGAAAGTCAACAATTTAAAATTCAAGATGAGGATTATCATCTTTATTTAATTCCTACAGCCGAAGTTCCTCTTAATGGATTGCATATGGATGAGATTATTCCTCAAGAAGAGCTCAGTCTAAAATATGTAGCCTACACCCCTTGTTTTAGGCGTGAAGCAGGAGCAGCAGGATCGCAAGAACGTGGTCTAATTAGAATGCATCAATTTAATAAAGTCGAAATGTTTTGCTTTACAAAACCGGAGGAAAGCGCACAAGTATTCAATCAAATGATGGATAGCGCAGAGGAAATTTTGCAAGGCTTAGAACTCCATTATCGTAATGCTTTACTAGTAACTGGGGACATGTCTTTCGCTGCAGCGCGCACAATAGACATTGAAGTTTGGTTACCCGGACAAAACAGATATTATGAAGTCTCTTCTGTATCTAATTGTACAGATTATCAATCCCGTCGTTCTAATACACGTTTTAGACGCGAAGACGGAAAGTTAGATTTTGTTCATACCCTTAATGGTTCTGGATTAGCGACTTCTCGATTAATGGTTGCTTTATTAGAAAATAATCAGCGGGAAGATGGCTCTGTTTGTATTCCTAATGTCTTACAACGCTATTTAAACGGACAAAGCACATTGAATCCCACAATTTGA
- a CDS encoding IS982-like element ISPasp2 family transposase, producing MDLIKLYCSVDDFWKSFEKKWNKQLIDHGKTKRGPQPELSIPEMMTIVILFHQSNYRTFKHFYGYVTKYLVKEFPNLISYSRFVYLKKNLFVPLFAYLLDKRGEITGIAFIDSTSIDVCHNKRIKRNKVFKGLAKRGKTTSGWFFGFKLHLMINEKGEILAFQLTPGNVADVSIAETLSKGIFGKLFGDKGYISKELSKRLLKQGLELFTTLRSNMKQNLMKLTDKILLRKRAIIETVNDQLKNISQIEHTRHRNAGNFLINLLAGIVAYTHQPKKPSINLTEQHRLLLMAA from the coding sequence ATGGATTTAATCAAATTATATTGTAGTGTGGATGATTTTTGGAAGTCTTTTGAGAAGAAATGGAATAAACAGTTAATTGATCATGGCAAAACAAAGCGAGGACCTCAGCCTGAATTATCGATACCAGAGATGATGACAATTGTCATTTTATTTCATCAATCAAATTATCGAACATTTAAGCACTTTTATGGGTATGTTACCAAATACTTAGTTAAAGAATTTCCAAACTTAATTAGTTATAGCCGTTTTGTTTATTTAAAGAAGAACCTTTTTGTTCCTCTATTTGCTTATCTTTTAGACAAAAGAGGAGAAATCACAGGAATTGCTTTTATTGATTCTACGTCTATAGATGTTTGCCACAATAAACGCATAAAAAGAAACAAGGTCTTTAAAGGTTTAGCAAAGAGGGGAAAAACAACTTCAGGGTGGTTTTTCGGATTTAAATTGCATCTCATGATCAATGAGAAAGGAGAAATTTTGGCTTTTCAGCTAACTCCTGGAAATGTCGCTGATGTTTCTATTGCCGAAACTTTGTCGAAAGGGATTTTTGGAAAATTATTTGGTGATAAGGGATATATTTCGAAAGAACTTTCAAAGAGGCTTTTGAAACAAGGTCTTGAACTATTTACTACCCTAAGATCGAATATGAAGCAGAATCTTATGAAGTTGACAGACAAAATTCTTCTTAGAAAACGAGCCATTATTGAAACGGTGAATGATCAACTAAAAAATATTTCTCAAATTGAACATACACGCCACAGAAATGCCGGAAATTTTTTAATTAATCTATTAGCTGGGATTGTTGCTTATACTCACCAACCTAAAAAGCCATCTATAAACTTAACAGAGCAGCATCGCTTATTGTTAATGGCTGCCTAA
- a CDS encoding M18 family aminopeptidase, translated as MKNYYLNDLLSYLNNAPTPWHAVEEACQRLSKHGYTELKENEKWELKLGHSYYIKHHQTTLCVFTLPKNSPTRVRLLASHTDSPGFKLKPQAEIRRHSMILLGVEIYGSPLLNSWLNRDLGIAGHIIYKNKNNQPENCLVQLDSFPVVIPQLAIHLDREVNEKGLLLNKQEHLNALAALEKDIPTGQTYLETILKKQIDFQELLTFDLFLYPLDKARFVGFENQFISSYRIDSLASVHAALSALIETATPLENDIKMAIFWNHEEVGSHTSQGAESPFFHQTLERILLNLNCSKEDFFRLLNQSHCTSIDLAHALHPNYLDKHDGMHQPKLGQGVIIKNNAQQRYASTATSSIPIHLAAGIEQIPLQHFVSRNDMPCGSTIGPLQACTAGISTVDIGCGELSMHSCRELMASEDYIHLLNLLKVILKMPDWPII; from the coding sequence ATGAAAAATTACTATTTAAATGACTTACTCTCATATTTAAACAACGCTCCTACACCTTGGCATGCAGTCGAAGAAGCTTGTCAAAGACTTTCCAAACATGGATACACTGAGTTAAAAGAAAATGAGAAATGGGAACTAAAACTCGGACACAGTTATTATATTAAACATCATCAAACTACGCTTTGCGTTTTTACTCTTCCTAAAAATTCACCTACACGCGTTCGTTTATTGGCTTCTCATACAGACAGTCCAGGATTTAAACTTAAACCCCAAGCAGAAATCCGCCGTCATTCAATGATTTTATTGGGTGTTGAAATCTATGGATCCCCTCTTTTAAACTCTTGGTTAAATCGAGACCTTGGAATCGCTGGACACATTATTTATAAAAATAAAAATAATCAGCCAGAAAATTGTTTAGTACAATTAGACAGTTTTCCCGTTGTCATTCCACAATTAGCTATTCATCTAGATCGAGAAGTAAACGAAAAAGGACTTTTATTAAATAAACAAGAACATTTAAATGCATTAGCCGCATTAGAAAAAGATATTCCAACAGGGCAGACTTATTTAGAAACTATTTTAAAAAAACAGATTGATTTTCAGGAACTTTTAACATTCGATTTATTTCTTTATCCCCTTGATAAAGCTCGATTTGTTGGCTTCGAAAATCAGTTCATCTCTTCTTATCGAATCGATAGCTTAGCTAGTGTCCATGCTGCCCTTTCAGCACTTATTGAAACAGCAACTCCTCTTGAAAATGATATAAAGATGGCCATTTTTTGGAATCATGAAGAAGTCGGCTCACACACATCTCAAGGAGCAGAATCTCCCTTTTTTCATCAAACATTAGAAAGAATTTTATTAAATCTAAATTGTTCAAAAGAAGATTTTTTTCGCTTACTTAACCAATCACATTGCACTTCGATTGATTTAGCTCACGCTTTGCATCCAAACTATCTAGATAAACACGATGGGATGCACCAACCTAAACTAGGGCAGGGAGTTATCATCAAAAATAACGCTCAACAGCGATATGCTTCAACTGCAACTTCATCCATTCCCATTCATCTTGCCGCAGGAATAGAGCAAATTCCTCTCCAGCATTTTGTCAGTCGTAACGATATGCCCTGTGGCTCAACTATTGGACCTTTGCAAGCATGTACGGCGGGAATTTCAACGGTAGATATTGGTTGTGGCGAACTTTCTATGCATTCTTGCCGAGAGTTAATGGCCTCAGAAGATTATATTCATCTACTCAATCTATTAAAAGTAATTTTAAAAATGCCGGATTGGCCAATTATTTAA